From Drosophila yakuba strain Tai18E2 chromosome 2L, Prin_Dyak_Tai18E2_2.1, whole genome shotgun sequence, one genomic window encodes:
- the LOC6526970 gene encoding ubiquitin-conjugating enzyme E2Q-like protein CG4502, which translates to MSSRSKERVVTAFRKIFHKSTNNNNNNNHNNNINNNNNNNDKVDGATGSSPNINNSNNNNNNNHDGAAPSTAGGVAMGAGAVGSSGSGSGASKNAVVRMAAEQAVWDSPGKRRRQDHKVAPTTERQLVAAPDQTIRSRRLMKEYREMERLQTKNDAVFTVELVNDSLFEWHVRLHVIDPDSPLARDMVEMGVPAILLHLSFPDNFPFAPPFMRVVEPRIEKGYVMEGGAICMELLTPRGWASAYTVEAVIMQFAASVVKGQGRIMRKPKSTKEFTRRQAEESFRSLVKTHEKYGWVTPALSDG; encoded by the exons ATGTCGTCGCGTTCCAAGGAGAGAGTAGTCACTGCATTCCGCAAAATCTTCCACAAGTCCaccaataacaataataacaacaaccataataataacattaacaataacaacaacaacaatgacaaGGTCGATGGCGCCACTGGCAGCAGTCCGAATATAAACAacagtaataataataataacaacaatcaCGATGGCGCAGCACCCTCTACGGCAGGAGGCGTCGCCATGGGCGCAGGAGCAGTAGGATCATCGGGATCGGGCTCCGGTGCCTCCAAGAATGCTGTAGTTCGAATGGCTGCCGAGCAGGCTGTTTGGGATTCCCCAGGCAAGCGGCGACGACAAGATCACAA GGTGGCGCCGACGACGGAACGCCAGCTGGTGGCGGCGCCGGATCAGACGATTCGATCCCGCCGCCTAATGAAGGAATACCGCGAAATGGAACGACTGCAGACCAAGAACGATGCTGTCTTCACG GTGGAACTCGTCAACGATAGCCTGTTCGAGTGGCACGTACGCCTACATGTGATCGATCCCGATTCGCCCCTGGCCAGAGATATGGTCGAGATGGGTGTGCCGGCCATCCTGTTGCACCTCAGTTTCCCCGACAACTTCCCCTTCGCCCCGCCATTCATGCGCGTGGTGGAGCCGCGCATCGAGAAGGGTTACGTGATGGAGGGTGGTGCCATCTGCATGGAGCTCCTAACGCCTCGCGGATGGGCCAGTGCCTATACAGTGGAGGCGGTCATCATGCAGTTCGCAGCCAGCGTGGTCAAGGGTCAGGGCAGGATTATGCGGAAGCCAAAGAGTACAAAGGAGTTCACTCG ACGCCAGGCGGAGGAGTCGTTCCGTTCGCTGGTGAAGACACACGAGAAGTACGGTTGGGTGACGCCCGCCCTGTCCGATGGTTAA